Proteins encoded within one genomic window of Tabrizicola piscis:
- a CDS encoding DUF1285 domain-containing protein has translation MTKTTADTLAAAAKAATKKGPPPVHLWNPPFCGDIDMRITRDGAWYYLGTPIGRPALVKLFSQILKREGDAYFLVTPVEKVGITVDDAPLLAVDFDATGEGRDQTLTFTTKTEDTATLGPDHPLRVERDPSTGEPSPYVLVRSNLWALIDRKTFYRLVDLGSHHAYDGQDWFGVWSSGQFFPVIPSSELPADLS, from the coding sequence ATGACCAAGACCACCGCCGATACCCTCGCTGCCGCCGCCAAGGCCGCCACCAAAAAGGGCCCGCCCCCGGTCCATCTGTGGAACCCGCCCTTCTGCGGCGACATCGACATGCGCATCACGCGCGACGGGGCCTGGTACTACCTTGGCACGCCCATCGGTCGCCCCGCACTGGTCAAACTGTTCTCGCAGATCCTGAAACGGGAAGGCGATGCCTATTTCCTTGTCACCCCGGTGGAAAAGGTCGGCATCACCGTTGACGACGCCCCGCTGCTTGCCGTCGATTTCGACGCAACCGGCGAAGGCCGTGACCAGACCCTGACTTTCACCACCAAGACCGAGGATACGGCAACCCTCGGCCCCGACCACCCGCTGCGGGTGGAGCGGGACCCCTCAACCGGTGAGCCGTCGCCCTATGTGCTGGTCAGGTCCAACCTTTGGGCCCTGATCGACCGCAAAACCTTCTATCGGCTGGTTGATCTTGGGTCGCATCACGCCTACGACGGGCAGGATTGGTTTGGTGTGTGGTCCTCGGGCCAGTTCTTCCCGGTCATCCCGTCGTCAGAACTGCCCGCCGACCTGTCCTGA
- a CDS encoding AAA family ATPase — MADTAALVAEIEALGTTLGEAKASINRRFIGQEKVVDLVLASMLCGGHALLVGLPGLGKTRLVDTLGTVMGLKANRIQFTPDLMPADILGSEVLESSADGGRAFRFVEGPIFCQLLMADEINRASPRTQSALLQAMQEKEVTIAGQHRPLGKPFHVLATQNPIEQEGTYPLPEAQLDRFLVQVDVEYPTRATERDILIATTGAEEAEAHQVFTAEGLIKAQGVIRRMPVGDQVVEAILDLVRACRPGEAEGRELADSLSWGPGPRAAQALMLTVRARALLDGRLAPSISDVADLAQAVLVHRMALSFAARARGETLSGIISRVTGRVLGLEAAA, encoded by the coding sequence ATGGCCGATACCGCAGCACTTGTCGCCGAGATCGAGGCGCTGGGCACGACCTTGGGCGAGGCGAAGGCCTCGATCAACCGCCGCTTCATCGGGCAGGAAAAGGTTGTGGACCTGGTTCTTGCCAGCATGCTGTGCGGCGGCCATGCGTTGCTGGTCGGTCTGCCGGGGCTGGGCAAGACCCGGCTGGTGGATACTTTGGGCACGGTGATGGGTCTCAAGGCGAACCGGATCCAGTTCACGCCTGACCTGATGCCAGCGGATATTCTGGGGTCGGAAGTGCTGGAAAGCAGCGCTGACGGCGGGCGGGCCTTCCGCTTTGTCGAAGGGCCGATCTTTTGCCAGCTTCTGATGGCGGATGAAATCAACCGCGCCTCGCCCCGGACGCAATCGGCGCTTTTGCAGGCGATGCAGGAAAAGGAAGTGACGATTGCCGGGCAGCATCGGCCGCTTGGCAAGCCGTTCCATGTGCTGGCCACGCAGAACCCGATCGAACAGGAAGGCACCTATCCCCTGCCCGAGGCGCAGCTTGACCGGTTCCTTGTGCAGGTCGATGTCGAATATCCGACTCGCGCGACCGAGCGGGACATTCTGATCGCCACCACGGGGGCCGAGGAGGCCGAGGCGCATCAGGTCTTCACCGCCGAAGGGTTGATCAAGGCCCAAGGCGTGATCCGCCGGATGCCGGTGGGCGATCAGGTGGTCGAGGCGATCCTTGACCTTGTCCGCGCCTGCCGTCCGGGTGAAGCGGAGGGGCGCGAACTGGCGGATTCGCTGTCATGGGGTCCTGGCCCCCGGGCGGCGCAGGCATTGATGCTGACGGTCCGCGCGCGGGCGCTGCTGGATGGGCGGCTCGCGCCGTCGATCAGCGATGTGGCGGACCTTGCGCAGGCGGTTCTCGTGCACCGAATGGCGTTGAGCTTTGCGGCGCGCGCGCGGGGCGAGACGTTGTCGGGCATCATCAGCCGCGTGACGGGCCGGGTCCTGGGCCTTGAGGCCGCCGCGTGA
- a CDS encoding hydroxypyruvate isomerase family protein: MPRFAANLTLLFTEVPMLDRPDWAARCGFDGVEVLFPYDNPMADWERALAGLPLALINTPPGDWGSGDRGFAAVPGMELRFRESFLRAADYATRLQAGRLHVMAGVAKGPQAEQCYTENLAWALAEAPDLVLTIEPLNPDDMPGYFLNDYDQAARILDDLANPRIGLQFDLWHAARLHGDAGLVWADHRHRINHVQIAGFPARNEPGGGGFSLPDLCDDVDQHCPETWIAAEYRPAKGTAQGLGWLTALKSRGQPIGG, from the coding sequence ATGCCCCGTTTCGCCGCGAACCTGACCCTTCTCTTCACCGAAGTGCCGATGCTTGACCGCCCCGACTGGGCGGCACGCTGCGGCTTTGACGGGGTCGAGGTGCTGTTTCCCTATGACAACCCCATGGCGGATTGGGAACGTGCCCTGGCAGGCCTGCCACTGGCGCTGATCAACACACCCCCCGGTGACTGGGGCAGCGGTGACCGCGGCTTTGCCGCCGTTCCGGGGATGGAACTGCGCTTTCGCGAAAGTTTCCTGCGCGCCGCCGATTATGCCACCCGCCTGCAGGCGGGGCGGTTGCATGTGATGGCCGGGGTCGCCAAGGGCCCGCAGGCGGAACAATGCTACACCGAAAACCTCGCCTGGGCGCTGGCCGAAGCGCCTGATCTTGTGCTGACGATCGAGCCTTTGAACCCCGACGACATGCCGGGCTATTTCCTGAACGACTACGATCAGGCCGCCCGCATTCTGGATGACCTTGCCAACCCAAGGATCGGGCTGCAGTTCGACCTGTGGCATGCGGCCCGGCTCCATGGCGATGCAGGTCTGGTCTGGGCCGATCACCGCCACCGGATCAACCATGTCCAGATCGCCGGTTTCCCCGCCCGCAACGAACCCGGTGGCGGCGGCTTTTCTCTGCCCGACCTTTGCGATGATGTGGACCAGCACTGCCCGGAAACCTGGATCGCGGCGGAATACCGCCCGGCAAAGGGCACGGCGCAGGGCCTTGGCTGGCTGACAGCGCTGAAGTCGCGCGGGCAGCCGATCGGCGGGTAA
- a CDS encoding DUF58 domain-containing protein: MNAAPDLRARAEALGQTLPPLLAEAEMLAATVMLGEHGRRRAGLGDEFWQYRPAHQGDSARMIDWRRSARSDAHFVREREWQAAQSVTLWVDPAKSMTFTGDKGRAPKGDRAKLLALALAVLLLRGGERVGLAGMASPRAGRTQMLRLAARLAGEEAGAEYGAPETEGMVSHGRAVFLSDFLGDLTAVEAGLARASDRGVKGVLIQILDPAEEEFPFDGRTIFESMGGTVRHETQRAGDLRDRYLARLAERKDRLATLARAVGWHFTTHHTGNPAQSALLWAYAALQGGR; the protein is encoded by the coding sequence GTGAACGCAGCCCCCGATCTTCGTGCCCGGGCGGAAGCGTTAGGGCAGACGCTGCCCCCGCTTCTGGCCGAAGCCGAGATGTTGGCGGCGACCGTCATGCTGGGCGAACACGGGCGCAGGCGCGCGGGGCTGGGCGATGAGTTCTGGCAATACCGGCCCGCGCATCAGGGCGATTCTGCCCGGATGATCGACTGGCGGCGTTCGGCCCGCAGTGACGCGCATTTCGTGCGCGAACGCGAATGGCAGGCGGCGCAGTCGGTGACGCTTTGGGTCGATCCGGCGAAGTCGATGACCTTTACCGGCGACAAGGGCCGTGCGCCAAAGGGCGACCGTGCCAAGCTGCTGGCGCTGGCGCTGGCCGTCCTGCTGCTGCGCGGCGGCGAACGGGTGGGTCTGGCCGGTATGGCCAGCCCCCGCGCGGGCCGGACGCAGATGCTGCGGCTGGCGGCGCGACTGGCAGGTGAGGAGGCGGGCGCGGAATACGGCGCGCCGGAAACCGAAGGCATGGTCAGCCATGGCCGGGCGGTGTTCCTGTCCGATTTCCTTGGCGATCTGACGGCGGTTGAGGCAGGCCTTGCCCGGGCGTCGGACCGGGGGGTGAAGGGCGTCCTGATTCAGATCCTTGACCCGGCTGAGGAAGAATTTCCCTTCGACGGCCGCACGATCTTTGAATCGATGGGTGGCACGGTACGGCACGAAACCCAGCGCGCTGGCGATTTGCGCGACCGGTATCTGGCGCGCCTTGCCGAACGGAAGGACCGACTGGCCACGCTGGCCCGCGCGGTGGGATGGCATTTCACCACGCATCACACCGGCAACCCGGCGCAGTCGGCGTTGCTCTGGGCCTATGCCGCCTTGCAGGGGGGCCGCTGA
- a CDS encoding DUF4159 domain-containing protein, whose amino-acid sequence MFMVGPIGFAVPWLLLALIALPILWFLLRAVPPAPIRRRFPGVALLLGLKDEESETDKTPWWLLLLRMLAVAAAIIAFAGPVLNPDVRAGGSGPVLVVVDGSWADARDWPRRVDKAAALVAEAGAEGRAVALIRLTDAPEAVEFQTSEAWEGRAAGLQPQAWAPAGFADWAAVLPDGGFETVWLSDGLAHAGRDILLDALQARGPVRVIESPRPVLGLHPAGFEEGKVVVAASRMPVGDAVSVEVIARGPDPSGIERELARVTLGFAAGMGRAEAVLDVPPELRNRITRFELEAARTAGAVSLTDDSLKRRKIALIAGGPDQEGLQLLSPTHYLRQALEPVAEIIEGSLTDVLLANPDVVILADVARLTQSETDATLDWLEEGGLLLRFAGPRLAASDVSRFDEDPLLPVRLREGGRSVGGTMSWGEPKALAPFPEGSPFYGLVAPDDVVVRAQVLAQPDPNLTERTIAALDDGTPLVTRKVIGDGQVVLVHVTANAEWSSLPLSGLFVQMLERLAVSTRPALPEASDLAGQIWSPEVVLDAYGQLSDAGELPGAEGEALAGAIAAGPTLAMPPGLYAGADRRVALNVLAPETELLPAIWPASVPVEGLEGREAQALKGAFLTAGLALLLIDVLAALWVAGRLSGLRRGAAVLLVVALLPVGEARAQDTSQDTSLPDDALALEATTAVVLGHVLTGDAQVDEVAAAGLLGLGDRLWQRTSIEPQLPIGVDIERDELAFFPFLYWPITAGQAQPSAEAYEKLNQYLRTGGMILFDTRDADVAGFGGATAEGQTLQLIASGLDIPPLEQMPGDHVLTRTFYLLQEFPGRHARGAIWVEAAPMAEAEAAEGMPFRNLNDGVTPVVIGGNDWAAAWAVDEIGMPLLPVGRGFAGERQREISYRFGINLIMHVLTGNYKSDQVHVPALLERLGQ is encoded by the coding sequence ATGTTCATGGTCGGCCCCATCGGGTTTGCGGTGCCGTGGCTTTTGCTGGCGCTGATCGCCTTGCCGATCCTGTGGTTCCTTTTGCGCGCCGTGCCGCCCGCGCCGATCCGGCGGCGGTTTCCCGGTGTGGCGCTGCTGCTGGGCTTGAAGGACGAAGAGTCCGAGACGGACAAGACGCCGTGGTGGCTTTTGCTGCTGCGGATGCTGGCGGTTGCGGCGGCGATCATCGCCTTTGCCGGGCCGGTGCTGAACCCCGATGTGCGCGCGGGCGGGTCGGGGCCGGTTCTGGTGGTGGTCGATGGGTCTTGGGCTGACGCCCGCGACTGGCCGCGCCGGGTGGACAAGGCGGCGGCACTTGTCGCCGAGGCGGGGGCCGAGGGGCGTGCGGTCGCGCTGATCCGGCTGACGGACGCGCCTGAAGCGGTGGAGTTTCAGACCTCGGAAGCGTGGGAAGGTCGCGCGGCAGGTTTGCAGCCGCAGGCTTGGGCCCCGGCGGGGTTCGCCGATTGGGCGGCGGTCTTGCCGGATGGTGGGTTTGAAACGGTGTGGCTGTCCGACGGTCTGGCGCATGCTGGCCGTGACATCCTGCTGGACGCTTTGCAGGCGCGGGGGCCGGTCCGTGTGATCGAAAGCCCGCGCCCGGTGCTGGGGCTGCACCCGGCGGGGTTTGAGGAGGGCAAGGTTGTGGTCGCCGCCAGCCGGATGCCGGTGGGCGATGCCGTGTCGGTCGAGGTGATCGCGCGCGGGCCAGACCCTTCGGGCATCGAACGCGAACTGGCGCGGGTTACCTTGGGCTTTGCCGCCGGAATGGGCCGGGCTGAAGCGGTGCTGGACGTGCCGCCTGAACTGCGCAACCGGATCACCCGGTTTGAACTTGAGGCCGCGCGGACGGCGGGGGCGGTGTCCCTGACCGATGACAGCCTGAAGCGCCGCAAGATCGCGCTGATCGCGGGCGGCCCGGATCAGGAGGGGCTGCAGCTTTTGTCGCCGACCCACTATCTGCGGCAGGCCTTGGAGCCGGTGGCCGAGATCATCGAGGGCAGTCTGACAGACGTGCTGCTGGCCAACCCGGATGTCGTCATCCTCGCCGATGTGGCGCGGCTGACGCAAAGCGAGACCGACGCGACGTTGGACTGGCTGGAGGAGGGGGGGCTGCTTCTGCGCTTCGCCGGACCTCGGCTGGCGGCAAGTGACGTCAGCCGTTTTGATGAAGACCCGTTGTTGCCGGTGCGCCTGCGCGAAGGTGGGCGGTCGGTCGGCGGCACGATGAGCTGGGGCGAACCGAAGGCACTGGCCCCGTTCCCCGAGGGATCGCCGTTCTACGGGCTGGTGGCGCCGGATGACGTGGTGGTCCGGGCGCAGGTTCTGGCGCAGCCTGACCCGAACCTGACTGAACGGACGATTGCGGCGCTGGACGATGGCACTCCGCTCGTCACGCGCAAGGTGATTGGCGATGGGCAGGTCGTGCTGGTGCATGTGACGGCGAACGCCGAATGGTCGTCCCTGCCGCTGTCGGGCCTCTTCGTGCAGATGCTGGAGCGGTTGGCCGTGTCCACCCGGCCCGCGCTGCCGGAAGCGTCGGATCTGGCCGGGCAGATCTGGTCACCCGAGGTGGTGCTGGACGCCTATGGCCAATTGTCCGACGCGGGCGAATTGCCCGGCGCCGAGGGTGAGGCTTTGGCCGGGGCGATTGCGGCTGGCCCGACACTGGCCATGCCGCCGGGGCTTTATGCCGGGGCCGACCGGCGGGTGGCGTTGAATGTGCTGGCCCCCGAAACCGAGCTTTTGCCCGCCATATGGCCCGCTTCGGTGCCGGTGGAAGGGCTGGAAGGCCGGGAGGCACAGGCCCTGAAAGGCGCGTTCCTGACCGCTGGGCTGGCGCTGCTGCTGATCGACGTGCTGGCGGCGCTTTGGGTCGCGGGGCGGCTGTCCGGGCTGCGTCGGGGGGCTGCGGTGCTGCTGGTGGTGGCGCTTCTTCCGGTGGGCGAGGCGCGGGCACAGGACACGTCGCAGGACACCTCACTGCCCGATGACGCGCTGGCGCTGGAGGCGACGACGGCGGTGGTGCTGGGCCATGTGCTGACCGGCGACGCGCAGGTGGACGAGGTGGCGGCGGCGGGGCTGCTGGGCCTTGGGGACCGGTTGTGGCAGCGCACGTCGATTGAACCGCAACTGCCGATTGGCGTGGATATTGAACGCGATGAACTTGCCTTCTTTCCGTTCCTTTACTGGCCGATCACGGCGGGGCAGGCCCAACCCTCGGCCGAGGCCTATGAAAAGCTGAACCAGTATCTGCGCACTGGGGGCATGATCCTGTTTGACACGCGGGATGCGGATGTGGCCGGCTTTGGTGGTGCCACGGCTGAGGGTCAGACCCTGCAGCTTATCGCTTCGGGCCTTGATATCCCGCCGTTGGAGCAGATGCCGGGTGACCATGTGCTGACCCGCACTTTCTACCTTCTGCAGGAATTTCCCGGCCGCCATGCGCGCGGTGCCATCTGGGTGGAAGCCGCCCCGATGGCCGAGGCGGAGGCGGCGGAAGGCATGCCGTTTCGCAACCTCAACGACGGGGTGACCCCGGTCGTGATCGGTGGCAACGACTGGGCGGCGGCCTGGGCGGTGGATGAGATCGGGATGCCCTTGCTGCCGGTGGGACGGGGTTTTGCGGGCGAACGCCAGCGCGAGATTTCGTACCGGTTCGGGATCAACCTGATCATGCATGTGCTGACGGGCAACTATAAGTCGGATCAGGTGCATGTGCCTGCCCTTCTGGAAAGGCTGGGGCAATGA